One part of the Sphingopyxis sp. TUF1 genome encodes these proteins:
- the hisH gene encoding imidazole glycerol phosphate synthase subunit HisH — MSIALIDYGAGNLRSVHNALVAAGADNVAVTADPDVVAKADRIVLPGVGAFAACMNGLSAISGLIDAMERRVRGEGAPFLGICVGMQLLADAGEEHGTHPGLGWIGGTVRAFDPAPGLRIPHMGWNDVVPSFPHPVIAAGEAYFLHGYHFAEATDVAATSSHGGTFVAAVAKGNIVGVQYHPEKSQAYGLATLERFLAWRP, encoded by the coding sequence TTGAGCATTGCCCTGATCGACTATGGCGCAGGCAATCTTCGCTCGGTGCATAATGCGCTCGTCGCGGCGGGTGCGGACAATGTCGCCGTCACCGCCGATCCCGATGTTGTGGCAAAGGCCGACCGCATCGTGCTGCCCGGCGTCGGGGCCTTCGCGGCGTGCATGAACGGGCTGTCGGCGATCTCCGGGCTGATCGATGCGATGGAGCGGCGGGTGCGCGGTGAGGGCGCGCCCTTTCTCGGCATCTGCGTCGGTATGCAATTGCTCGCCGACGCGGGCGAGGAGCATGGCACGCATCCCGGTCTCGGCTGGATCGGCGGCACGGTGCGCGCGTTCGATCCGGCGCCCGGCCTGCGCATCCCGCACATGGGCTGGAACGATGTCGTGCCGAGCTTTCCGCACCCGGTGATCGCGGCGGGCGAGGCCTATTTTCTGCATGGCTATCATTTCGCCGAAGCGACCGATGTCGCGGCGACGAGCAGCCACGGCGGCACCTTTGTCGCGGCGGTGGCGAAGGGCAATATCGTCGGCGTGCAATATCACCCCGAAAAGAGCCAGGCCTATGGCCTCGCGACGTTAGAGAGATTTCTTGCATGGCGGCCCTGA
- the hisA gene encoding 1-(5-phosphoribosyl)-5-[(5-phosphoribosylamino)methylideneamino]imidazole-4-carboxamide isomerase: MAALTIFPAIDLKGGQVVRLAEGDMDRATVYGDDPAAQARAFAGAGAAHLHVVDLDGAFAGASVNGAAVESIVAAFPGKVQVGGGIRDRAGVDRWLALGVHRVIIGTAALKDPEFVKSAARDLPGRIVVGVDARDGMVATEGWADVSDVRVEDLARRFEDAGVAALLFTDVGRDGLLKGCNVEATVALAEAVDIPVIASGGVAGIADIHALRGHVADGIEGVITGRALYDGRLDLAEAIAVASSPPACGRG, translated from the coding sequence ATGGCGGCCCTGACCATCTTCCCCGCGATCGACCTGAAAGGCGGACAGGTCGTGCGGCTGGCCGAGGGCGATATGGACCGTGCGACCGTCTATGGCGACGATCCGGCGGCGCAGGCGCGCGCCTTTGCGGGCGCGGGCGCGGCGCACCTGCACGTCGTCGATCTCGACGGCGCCTTTGCGGGGGCGAGCGTCAACGGCGCCGCGGTCGAGAGCATCGTCGCTGCCTTTCCGGGCAAGGTGCAGGTCGGCGGCGGTATCCGCGATCGTGCGGGCGTCGATCGCTGGCTGGCGCTTGGGGTCCACCGCGTGATCATCGGCACCGCGGCGCTGAAAGACCCCGAGTTCGTCAAGTCCGCCGCGCGCGATCTGCCGGGCCGGATCGTCGTCGGCGTCGACGCGCGCGACGGCATGGTCGCGACCGAGGGCTGGGCCGATGTGTCGGACGTGCGGGTCGAGGATCTTGCGCGGCGATTCGAGGATGCCGGCGTCGCGGCGTTGCTGTTCACCGACGTCGGGCGCGACGGGCTGCTGAAAGGGTGCAACGTCGAGGCGACGGTGGCGCTGGCCGAGGCGGTTGATATTCCGGTGATTGCGAGCGGCGGGGTTGCGGGGATCGCGGACATCCACGCGCTGCGCGGCCATGTCGCCGATGGTATCGAGGGCGTGATTACGGGACGCGCGCTTTACGACGGGCGGCTCGATCTGGCCGAGGCGATTGCTGTTGCCAGTTCCCCTCCCGCTTGCGGGAGGGGTTAG
- a CDS encoding SspB family protein, whose translation MSDDVRDSLIPYDEIVQDALRAVVGRVLSQIEGYDSLPGEHHFYITFKTQAPGVDIPAHLIAKFPDEMTIVLQNRFWDLTVAEDHFSVGLSFNQTPSTLIVPYAAITAFVDPSVDFGLQFQVSDDGAAQPEPHDEADNDRPEVSTEDGSNVVTVDFGKRK comes from the coding sequence ATGAGTGACGACGTCCGCGACAGCCTGATTCCCTATGACGAAATCGTGCAGGACGCGCTGCGCGCCGTCGTCGGCCGCGTGCTGAGCCAGATTGAGGGCTATGACAGCCTGCCCGGCGAGCATCATTTCTATATCACCTTCAAGACGCAGGCGCCCGGCGTCGACATTCCGGCGCATCTGATCGCCAAATTCCCCGACGAAATGACGATCGTGCTCCAGAACCGCTTCTGGGATCTGACCGTTGCCGAGGATCATTTCAGCGTCGGCCTGTCGTTCAACCAGACGCCGTCGACCCTGATCGTTCCCTATGCCGCGATCACCGCCTTCGTCGACCCATCGGTCGATTTCGGCCTGCAGTTTCAGGTCAGCGACGATGGCGCTGCCCAGCCCGAACCGCACGACGAAGCCGATAATGATCGCCCCGAAGTATCGACCGAAGATGGATCGAACGTCGTGACGGTGGACTTCGGCAAGAGGAAGTAG
- a CDS encoding calcium:proton antiporter, whose protein sequence is MKSKLRLADRTNDVFPILGFAAAMASFAMPLNAWMVAIILMGAVVAAVHHAEVIAHRVGEPFGTLILALAVTVIEVGLILTLMQAEPEKAQTLARDTVFAAVMVILNLLMGLCLLSGAIRHHEQRFQRTGIGAALATLTVLTIVTLVLPNFTSSVPGPFYSEVQLGFIAAVSLILYGTFALVQTVRHRDYFLPEEHIDVDGDGEPDTHAAPPPMQRTVISGVLLLASLFAVVLLAKNLSPVMGALLADWGAPPAVLGVLIAALILAPEGLAAVRAAKADRLQTSLNLALGSALATIGLTIPAVAILSIVTDLPISLGLDAKSTVLLFLSLIVASQTLANGRTTVLQGQIHLMLFAIYLFTTFVP, encoded by the coding sequence ATGAAAAGCAAACTCCGCCTCGCCGATCGCACCAACGACGTCTTCCCGATCCTCGGCTTCGCGGCCGCGATGGCCAGTTTTGCGATGCCGCTCAACGCCTGGATGGTCGCGATCATCCTGATGGGCGCCGTCGTCGCGGCGGTTCATCATGCCGAAGTCATCGCGCACCGTGTCGGCGAACCGTTTGGCACGCTCATCCTCGCGCTCGCAGTGACGGTGATCGAGGTCGGGCTGATCCTGACGCTGATGCAGGCCGAACCCGAAAAGGCGCAGACGCTCGCGCGCGACACCGTGTTCGCGGCGGTGATGGTGATCCTCAATCTGTTGATGGGCCTGTGCCTATTGAGCGGCGCGATCCGCCATCACGAACAACGTTTCCAGCGTACCGGCATCGGCGCCGCGCTCGCGACGCTGACCGTGCTCACCATCGTGACGCTCGTGCTCCCCAATTTCACCTCGAGCGTACCTGGGCCCTTTTATTCGGAAGTGCAGCTCGGCTTCATCGCGGCGGTGTCGCTGATCCTCTATGGCACTTTCGCGCTGGTCCAGACGGTCCGTCACCGCGACTATTTTCTTCCCGAAGAGCATATCGACGTCGATGGCGACGGCGAGCCCGATACCCATGCGGCGCCCCCGCCCATGCAGCGCACCGTCATCTCGGGCGTGTTGCTGCTCGCCAGCCTGTTCGCGGTCGTGCTGCTCGCGAAGAATCTGTCACCGGTTATGGGCGCGCTGCTCGCCGACTGGGGAGCGCCGCCCGCGGTGCTCGGCGTGCTGATCGCTGCTCTGATCCTTGCGCCGGAAGGTTTGGCGGCGGTGCGTGCGGCGAAGGCCGACCGCCTCCAGACCAGCCTCAATCTCGCGCTGGGATCGGCGCTCGCGACGATCGGTCTCACCATCCCCGCGGTGGCGATCCTGTCGATCGTCACCGACCTGCCGATCAGCCTTGGCCTCGATGCCAAGTCGACCGTGCTGCTCTTCCTATCGCTGATCGTCGCATCGCAAACGCTGGCGAACGGCCGGACCACGGTGTTGCAAGGGCAGATCCACCTGATGCTGTTCGCGATCTATCTGTTCACGACCTTTGTGCCGTAG
- the hisF gene encoding imidazole glycerol phosphate synthase subunit HisF — translation MTVRVRVIPCLDVADGRVVKGVNFVDLRDAGDPVEAARAYDAAGADELCFLDISASHQGRGTLLDMVARTAEVCFMPLTVGGGVRSADDARALLLAGADKVAVNSAAVARPELVGDIADRFGSQCAVGSIDARRVAAKEDGGDRWEIFTHGGRKPTGIDAIEHAVRLATLGAGELLVTSMDRDGTRDGYDLALTREIADAVSVPVIASGGVGNLDHLVAGVIEGGASAVLAASIFHFGEATIAEAHARLSAAGLPVRAH, via the coding sequence GTGACCGTCCGCGTCCGCGTCATCCCGTGCCTCGACGTCGCCGACGGGCGCGTGGTCAAGGGCGTCAATTTCGTCGACCTGCGCGATGCGGGCGATCCGGTCGAGGCCGCGCGCGCCTATGACGCCGCGGGCGCCGACGAGCTTTGCTTCCTCGACATCAGCGCGAGCCATCAGGGGCGCGGCACCCTGCTCGACATGGTCGCGCGCACCGCCGAGGTCTGCTTCATGCCGCTGACCGTCGGCGGCGGGGTGCGCAGCGCCGACGATGCGCGCGCGCTGCTGCTCGCGGGCGCCGACAAGGTCGCGGTCAACAGCGCCGCGGTCGCGCGGCCCGAACTGGTCGGCGACATCGCCGACCGCTTCGGCAGCCAGTGCGCGGTCGGCAGCATCGACGCGCGGCGCGTTGCGGCCAAAGAAGATGGGGGCGATCGCTGGGAAATCTTCACGCACGGCGGGCGCAAGCCGACGGGGATCGACGCGATCGAGCACGCGGTGCGCCTGGCGACGCTGGGCGCGGGCGAGCTGCTGGTGACCAGCATGGACCGCGACGGCACCAGGGACGGTTACGACCTCGCGCTGACGCGCGAGATCGCCGATGCGGTGAGCGTGCCGGTAATCGCCTCGGGTGGCGTCGGCAATCTCGACCATCTGGTCGCCGGGGTGATCGAGGGCGGCGCCAGCGCGGTGCTCGCGGCGAGCATCTTTCACTTTGGCGAAGCGACGATTGCCGAAGCCCATGCGCGGCTTTCTGCCGCCGGATTGCCTGTCCGCGCACATTAA
- the hisB gene encoding imidazoleglycerol-phosphate dehydratase HisB yields the protein MRTATVQRTTKETDIAITVNLDGTGDYSVSTGIGFLDHMVEQLSRHSLIDISMAVKGDLHIDQHHTVEDSALALGEAVAKALGDKRGIARYGEAHAPMDETLTRCVLDISGRPHCVYKSSFSQPRLGEMDTEMFPHWFHSFAQTAGITLHVETLYGENNHHIAESMYKALARALRQAVEIDPRKGDAIPSTKGVL from the coding sequence ATGCGAACCGCCACCGTCCAGCGCACGACCAAGGAAACGGACATCGCGATCACCGTCAACCTTGACGGAACGGGCGATTATTCGGTGTCCACCGGCATCGGTTTCCTCGACCATATGGTCGAGCAATTGTCGCGCCATTCGCTGATCGACATCTCGATGGCTGTGAAGGGCGACCTTCACATCGACCAGCATCATACGGTCGAGGACAGCGCCTTGGCGCTGGGCGAGGCCGTCGCGAAGGCGCTCGGCGACAAGCGCGGCATCGCGCGTTACGGCGAGGCGCACGCGCCGATGGACGAAACGCTGACGCGCTGCGTGCTCGACATTTCGGGGCGCCCGCACTGCGTCTATAAATCGAGCTTCTCGCAGCCGCGGCTGGGTGAGATGGACACCGAGATGTTCCCGCACTGGTTCCACAGTTTTGCGCAAACCGCGGGCATCACGCTGCACGTCGAGACGCTCTATGGCGAGAACAACCACCATATCGCCGAAAGCATGTACAAGGCGCTGGCGCGCGCGCTGCGTCAGGCGGTCGAGATCGACCCGCGCAAGGGCGATGCGATTCCCAGCACGAAGGGGGTGCTGTGA